The following are from one region of the Arcobacter defluvii genome:
- the cobA gene encoding uroporphyrinogen-III C-methyltransferase: MENRVYLTGAGPGDIELLTLKAARVISEADVIIYDKLANPEILEMAKKDCQFIFVGKESGNHSVPQEEINEIIYQSALKYSNKVIVRLKGGDPFVFGRGGEEAIYLHKRGIKFEIIPGISSSVAVPAYAGIPVTHRGITTSFRVVTGHETPNKKISQIEWQTFLNDETIVFLMGLHNIGLITSKLMSLGKRKDYPCAVVSKGTTKEQKVVVGTLEDITQKAKDLPTPAIIIVGEVVNLREQVKWFD; encoded by the coding sequence ATGGAAAATAGAGTTTATCTAACAGGTGCGGGTCCTGGAGATATTGAATTACTTACATTAAAAGCAGCTAGAGTTATAAGTGAAGCTGATGTAATAATCTATGATAAATTAGCAAATCCAGAGATTTTAGAAATGGCAAAAAAAGATTGTCAGTTTATTTTTGTAGGAAAAGAGAGTGGAAATCACTCTGTTCCTCAAGAAGAGATAAATGAAATAATTTATCAAAGTGCTTTAAAATACAGTAATAAAGTCATTGTTAGATTAAAAGGTGGAGATCCATTTGTTTTCGGGCGTGGTGGAGAAGAAGCTATTTATCTTCACAAAAGAGGAATAAAATTTGAAATAATTCCAGGAATTAGCTCAAGTGTAGCAGTTCCAGCTTATGCTGGAATTCCAGTAACGCATAGGGGAATTACAACTTCATTTAGAGTAGTAACTGGCCATGAAACACCAAATAAAAAAATATCTCAAATCGAATGGCAAACTTTTTTAAATGATGAAACAATAGTATTTTTGATGGGATTACATAATATTGGATTAATTACATCAAAATTAATGAGTCTAGGAAAAAGAAAAGATTATCCTTGTGCAGTTGTTTCAAAAGGAACAACAAAAGAGCAAAAAGTAGTTGTTGGAACATTGGAAGATATTACGCAAAAAGCAAAAGATTTACCAACACCAGCCATTATAATCGTAGGAGAAGTTGTAAATTTAAGAGAACAAGTTAAATGGTTTGACTAA
- a CDS encoding substrate-binding domain-containing protein, with translation MSTIISKIIILLFCIISFLHSAEQNKKIAYIVSDLEIPFWQIMAKGIKAKASKLGYDIEIYSSNNLKKIELENLVKAISSRVDGLILSPINSSTAVTLLELAKNANIPVVISDIGTNSGEYVSFISSDNKKGAYELGKILTKKMTELSWNKEGTVGIISIPQKRTNGKDRTLGFIKALNESDIKSAGLYQQVNFSYKETYDYSLKLIEEKPKLRAIWLQGSDKYKATLEAIKDSKKEGQILLICFDVEPEFLDLIKKGILVGSAMQQPYLMGQKAVSSLDDFFNNKKVEKEQKLPILAISKDNLQENLPTIKLNVLGIE, from the coding sequence GTGAGTACAATTATCTCTAAAATTATTATTTTATTATTTTGTATTATTTCTTTTTTACATTCTGCTGAACAAAATAAAAAAATTGCTTATATAGTATCTGATTTAGAAATTCCATTTTGGCAAATAATGGCGAAAGGAATAAAAGCAAAAGCTTCTAAATTAGGTTATGACATTGAAATTTATAGTTCAAATAATCTAAAAAAAATTGAGCTGGAAAATCTAGTTAAAGCTATTTCTTCTAGAGTAGATGGTTTGATTCTTTCACCAATTAACTCATCAACAGCTGTTACTCTTTTAGAACTTGCAAAAAATGCAAATATTCCTGTTGTTATATCTGATATAGGTACAAATAGTGGTGAATATGTCTCTTTTATATCTTCTGATAATAAAAAAGGTGCTTATGAACTAGGTAAAATCTTAACTAAAAAAATGACCGAACTTTCTTGGAACAAAGAAGGTACAGTTGGTATTATCTCAATTCCTCAAAAAAGAACAAATGGAAAAGATAGAACTTTAGGTTTTATAAAAGCACTAAATGAATCAGACATAAAAAGTGCAGGTTTGTATCAACAAGTAAATTTTTCGTATAAAGAAACATATGATTATTCTTTAAAATTAATAGAGGAAAAGCCAAAATTGAGAGCGATTTGGCTTCAAGGTTCTGATAAATATAAAGCTACATTAGAAGCTATAAAAGATAGTAAAAAAGAGGGGCAGATTCTTCTTATTTGTTTTGATGTTGAACCTGAATTTTTAGATTTGATAAAAAAAGGCATATTAGTTGGTTCGGCAATGCAACAACCTTATTTAATGGGACAAAAAGCTGTTAGTTCTTTAGATGATTTTTTTAACAATAAAAAAGTTGAAAAAGAACAAAAACTTCCTATTTTAGCCATTTCAAAAGATAATCTTCAAGAAAATTTACCTACAATAAAATTAAATGTATTAGGTATTGAATAA
- a CDS encoding iron-containing alcohol dehydrogenase, protein MEFSYHNPTGIEFGKGKIKEIANLIPKDKKVLVVYGGGSIKKNGAYEQVIEALNGHKWVEFGGVEVNPTVETMNKAVELVRSEGVDFILAVGGGSVIDGSKYLAAASLYDGDGWDFLDGTAVVEKALPIGVVLTLAATGSESNNLTVVSRKTTDEKRMYFSNYSYPKFAVLDPSFMGTLSDRQLGNGLVDAFVHISEQYLTKTNDLLVNDGYAETLYKGLVTLANKWNERRTLWWQENLMHICNQALNFQLANGVCQDWSTHIIGHELTAFYNLDHARSLAVVLPHLLREMIEEKQEKLAQFGKNVFGIENNNEAIIKKIEEIFESVGVPTKLTEYEIDNKVIENVHNAFKSHGYLEIGENGTVTLEKVANILNRSMVA, encoded by the coding sequence ATGGAATTTTCTTATCATAACCCAACAGGAATAGAGTTTGGAAAAGGAAAAATAAAAGAGATTGCTAATCTTATTCCAAAAGATAAAAAAGTATTAGTAGTTTATGGTGGTGGATCAATTAAAAAAAATGGTGCTTATGAGCAAGTTATTGAAGCATTAAATGGTCACAAATGGGTAGAATTTGGTGGAGTTGAAGTAAACCCAACAGTTGAAACAATGAATAAAGCTGTTGAACTTGTTAGAAGTGAAGGTGTTGACTTTATTTTAGCAGTTGGTGGAGGTTCTGTTATTGATGGTTCTAAATATCTTGCAGCTGCATCATTATATGATGGAGATGGTTGGGACTTTTTAGATGGAACAGCAGTAGTTGAAAAAGCACTTCCAATCGGAGTTGTTTTAACTTTAGCTGCAACTGGTTCAGAATCAAATAACTTAACAGTTGTTTCAAGAAAAACTACAGATGAGAAAAGAATGTATTTTTCAAATTATTCTTACCCAAAATTTGCAGTTCTAGACCCATCATTTATGGGAACATTAAGTGATAGACAACTAGGAAATGGTTTAGTTGATGCATTTGTTCATATTTCTGAGCAATATTTAACTAAAACAAATGATTTATTAGTAAATGATGGTTATGCTGAAACTTTATATAAAGGTTTAGTAACTCTTGCAAACAAATGGAATGAGAGAAGAACATTATGGTGGCAAGAAAATTTAATGCACATTTGTAATCAAGCATTAAATTTCCAACTTGCAAATGGTGTTTGTCAAGATTGGTCAACACACATAATTGGTCACGAATTAACAGCATTTTATAACCTTGATCACGCAAGATCATTAGCAGTTGTTCTTCCTCATTTATTAAGAGAAATGATTGAAGAAAAACAAGAAAAATTAGCACAATTTGGTAAAAATGTGTTTGGAATTGAAAATAACAATGAAGCTATTATCAAAAAAATTGAAGAAATATTTGAAAGTGTTGGAGTTCCTACAAAATTAACAGAATATGAAATTGATAATAAAGTTATTGAAAATGTTCATAATGCATTTAAATCTCATGGTTATTTAGAAATTGGTGAAAATGGAACTGTAACTTTAGAAAAAGTTGCAAATATTTTAAATCGTTCTATGGTAGCTTAA
- a CDS encoding PAS domain S-box protein, protein MKNRTLLLSFLTPLLLCVVTIMSFYTMYNYSQTKERIISNINLDLESINNQLKDTLPYFINSYAINEYEKILENQMKDKNILAIIIKDYNYGKIFSKEFIETGKIKIEDKIVEFDSTNLKHQELLTKYFSFKSQIIENNSHIKIAEILIYSSNEFLKNELNTIIKKSLLEIFISSIFIILIIFFIIKVFILKPIYTIANAILNNDKDGIPKDMIPKFSTKELNELSLKMNEMITTIKTSKSKIDEINNRFELVIDSINEGIWDWNLITNEAYFSSKWKKLLGYEDNEIGNNAKYFFDLVHPDDKSKVEENLRNYLKNPENNIYSLEIRMKNKYGKYTWILTRGKVILDKNNKPIRILGTHSDISLRKELEKQIIKERDFISTIIDNSNAVIVVINSEGVMFKVNKYAQKFLGYTEEEISSEPYFWSRFLNENVKDKVINIIDEAKKGNMIKHFRNSWISRNGEEKVFEWSNMLVQKEDGSMDYLTTIGIDITEKELIEKQIFEQKQEFELIFNYSKDGIAILDLDSKFIKFNEAFLNMTELSEEDLLTKKLIDFMMTKNEKNKKLLEEVITKGYVSNYEETFIINNKRVSVNLSLSLLPDKERFLMVIKDVSSLKIMQEQAKLASLGEMIGNIAHQWRQPLSFISTSASALRVKSEYGMLNKEDIEESSIAIVKQTEYLSNTIDNFRDFIKEDKSYKEISVKEVLDNTLNLVYASLHNNFINLKLEVNDDLLILGNKNELTEAFLNIISNSKDVLKEKNEEDRFLFIKSIKLDENKLELQFLDSGGGIDESIISKVLEPYFTTKHKSQGTGLGLAIVDKIIRERHKGIINIHNEKFTYNQKQYIGACFSIIFENKF, encoded by the coding sequence ATGAAAAATAGAACATTATTACTCTCTTTTCTTACTCCTTTATTATTATGTGTTGTAACAATTATGTCTTTTTATACGATGTATAATTATTCTCAAACAAAAGAAAGAATAATAAGTAACATAAATTTAGATTTAGAATCAATAAATAACCAGTTAAAAGATACCTTACCTTATTTTATAAACTCTTATGCAATAAATGAATATGAAAAAATACTTGAAAATCAAATGAAAGATAAAAATATTTTAGCCATCATAATCAAAGATTATAATTATGGAAAAATATTTAGTAAAGAATTTATTGAAACTGGAAAAATTAAAATAGAAGATAAAATAGTAGAATTTGATTCAACAAATCTAAAACACCAAGAATTACTCACTAAATATTTTTCTTTTAAAAGTCAAATTATAGAAAATAATTCTCATATCAAGATTGCTGAAATATTGATTTATAGTTCAAATGAATTTTTAAAAAATGAACTTAATACTATTATAAAAAAAAGCTTATTAGAGATTTTTATTTCTTCAATTTTCATAATTTTGATTATATTTTTTATAATTAAAGTTTTTATTTTAAAACCTATTTATACTATTGCTAATGCAATTTTAAATAATGATAAAGATGGAATACCAAAAGATATGATTCCCAAATTTAGTACTAAAGAATTAAATGAATTATCGTTAAAAATGAATGAAATGATTACTACTATAAAAACTTCTAAATCAAAAATTGATGAGATAAATAATAGATTTGAATTGGTTATTGATAGTATAAACGAAGGTATTTGGGATTGGAATTTAATTACGAATGAGGCATATTTCTCTTCTAAATGGAAAAAATTATTAGGGTATGAAGATAATGAAATTGGAAATAATGCAAAATATTTTTTTGATTTAGTTCATCCTGATGATAAAAGTAAAGTAGAGGAAAATTTAAGAAATTATCTAAAAAATCCAGAAAATAATATATATTCTTTAGAAATTAGAATGAAAAATAAATATGGTAAATATACTTGGATTTTAACGAGAGGAAAAGTTATTCTTGATAAAAATAACAAGCCTATTCGAATACTTGGAACACATAGTGATATTAGTTTAAGAAAAGAATTAGAAAAACAAATCATAAAAGAGCGAGATTTTATTTCAACGATTATTGATAATTCAAATGCTGTTATTGTTGTAATTAATAGTGAAGGAGTAATGTTTAAAGTAAATAAATATGCTCAGAAATTTTTAGGTTATACAGAAGAAGAAATATCAAGTGAACCATATTTTTGGTCAAGATTTTTGAATGAAAATGTTAAAGATAAAGTTATAAATATAATTGATGAAGCCAAAAAAGGAAATATGATTAAACATTTTAGAAATTCTTGGATTTCTAGAAATGGTGAGGAAAAAGTATTTGAATGGTCAAATATGCTTGTACAAAAAGAAGATGGTTCAATGGATTATCTTACCACTATCGGAATTGATATAACAGAAAAAGAATTAATAGAAAAACAGATATTTGAGCAAAAACAAGAATTTGAGCTGATTTTTAATTATTCAAAAGATGGTATAGCAATTTTAGATTTAGATTCTAAATTTATAAAATTTAATGAAGCTTTTTTAAATATGACAGAATTAAGTGAAGAGGATTTATTAACTAAAAAATTAATAGATTTTATGATGACAAAAAATGAGAAGAATAAAAAATTATTAGAAGAAGTAATAACAAAAGGATATGTAAGTAATTATGAAGAGACTTTTATAATTAATAATAAAAGAGTTTCAGTAAATTTAAGTTTATCTTTATTACCAGATAAAGAAAGATTTCTTATGGTTATAAAAGATGTAAGTTCTCTAAAAATAATGCAAGAGCAAGCAAAACTAGCATCACTTGGTGAAATGATAGGAAATATTGCACATCAATGGAGACAACCTTTGAGTTTTATTAGTACAAGTGCAAGTGCACTAAGAGTGAAATCTGAATATGGAATGTTAAATAAAGAAGATATTGAAGAATCTTCTATTGCAATAGTAAAACAAACTGAATATTTATCAAATACAATAGATAATTTTAGAGATTTTATAAAAGAAGATAAATCTTATAAAGAGATAAGTGTTAAAGAAGTTTTAGATAATACTTTGAATCTTGTATATGCTTCTTTACACAATAATTTTATTAATCTTAAATTGGAAGTAAATGATGACTTGTTAATTTTAGGTAATAAAAATGAGTTAACAGAAGCATTTTTAAATATTATTTCAAATAGTAAAGATGTATTAAAAGAAAAGAATGAAGAAGATAGATTTTTATTTATAAAAAGTATAAAACTTGATGAAAATAAACTAGAGTTACAATTTTTGGATAGTGGTGGGGGAATTGATGAATCAATCATTTCTAAAGTGTTAGAACCATACTTTACTACAAAACATAAATCTCAAGGCACAGGATTGGGGCTTGCCATTGTTGATAAAATTATAAGAGAGAGACATAAAGGGATAATAAATATTCATAATGAAAAGTTTACTTATAATCAAAAACAATATATTGGTGCTTGTTTTTCTATCATTTTTGAAAATAAGTTTTAG
- a CDS encoding molybdopterin oxidoreductase family protein, producing MIKSVCGYCGVGCGLEFEENKLVGDVVYPTNEGKLCSKGVSELISIQTPTRLLRPISRENLDEDFKTISWESAINQVATRIAISNKDKVGFYLSGQLLTEDYYIANKLMKGFIGSNNVDTNSRTCMSSAVVAYKKSLGIDYVPVRMNDVHDANLLILVGANTAEAHVVFHNRIKTAKKNGLKIIVIDPRFTDTAKYADLYLPIKPGSDIDFFNLVSKRIIDEDLIDKEFVENHINNFTLLQNKFKRLPSTKLLKRTGLTKEQFEEFWEMYKSNENIITAWTMGINQSVQGVDKNLAIINTHLLTGKIFKRGNGPFSLTGQPNAMGGREVGGLSTMLAVHLGFDSESIKKVNQFWGTKKVSNKPGLTATQMLEADLDVLVICHTDPIYHLPNRNKMEELIKKIPLVVEINAYENSETAKFAHIRLPAAPWGEKEGTQTNLDRTITKQEKLTRVSIDCKADWEIFQLIAQKLGYLKEFCFASPKEIFEEYQEMTKINPHLNIYETSYDELKEKPFVWGEKIRENKEFFTPDKKGNLFFVENKVLSEKTSLEFPFILLTGRTRDQWHSGTKTNLPRTLLKHKALNFCEINSKNAKILGIKDGDNIRIISKRGQIESVALITDNIKIDTIFVPISNRKINYLTNDLYDRESLQPDYNHSAVNIEKL from the coding sequence ATGATTAAGTCAGTTTGTGGATATTGTGGTGTTGGATGTGGATTAGAATTTGAAGAGAATAAATTAGTTGGTGATGTAGTTTATCCAACAAATGAAGGTAAGCTTTGTTCAAAAGGTGTTTCTGAACTTATTAGTATTCAAACTCCAACAAGACTTTTAAGACCAATTTCTAGAGAAAATTTAGATGAAGATTTTAAAACTATTTCTTGGGAAAGTGCTATAAATCAAGTTGCCACAAGAATTGCTATTTCAAACAAAGACAAAGTTGGATTTTATCTTTCAGGTCAACTTTTAACAGAAGATTATTACATTGCAAATAAACTTATGAAAGGTTTTATAGGTTCTAATAATGTTGATACAAATAGTAGAACCTGTATGTCTAGTGCAGTTGTAGCTTATAAGAAATCTTTAGGAATTGATTATGTTCCAGTTCGTATGAATGATGTACATGATGCAAATTTACTTATTTTAGTTGGAGCAAATACAGCAGAAGCTCATGTTGTATTTCATAATAGAATAAAAACCGCTAAAAAAAACGGCTTAAAAATCATTGTAATTGACCCAAGATTTACAGATACTGCAAAATATGCTGATTTATATTTACCAATTAAACCAGGAAGTGATATTGACTTTTTCAATCTTGTATCAAAAAGAATTATTGATGAAGATTTAATAGATAAAGAGTTTGTAGAAAATCATATAAATAACTTCACCCTACTTCAAAATAAATTTAAAAGATTACCATCTACAAAACTTTTAAAAAGAACAGGACTTACAAAAGAGCAATTTGAAGAGTTTTGGGAAATGTATAAATCAAATGAAAATATCATAACAGCATGGACGATGGGAATAAATCAATCAGTTCAAGGTGTTGATAAAAATTTAGCAATAATAAATACACATTTACTAACGGGAAAAATATTTAAAAGAGGAAATGGTCCATTTTCTCTAACTGGACAACCAAATGCAATGGGTGGAAGAGAAGTTGGAGGACTTTCAACTATGCTTGCTGTTCATTTAGGATTTGATAGTGAATCAATCAAAAAAGTAAATCAATTTTGGGGAACAAAAAAAGTTTCAAATAAACCAGGACTTACAGCAACTCAAATGCTTGAAGCTGATCTTGATGTTTTAGTTATTTGTCATACTGACCCAATTTATCATCTTCCAAATAGAAATAAAATGGAAGAGTTAATCAAAAAAATTCCATTAGTTGTGGAGATAAATGCTTATGAAAACTCTGAAACTGCAAAATTTGCACATATTAGACTTCCCGCTGCTCCTTGGGGAGAAAAAGAAGGAACTCAAACAAATCTTGATAGAACAATTACGAAACAAGAAAAACTAACTCGTGTTTCAATTGATTGTAAAGCTGATTGGGAAATTTTCCAACTTATTGCTCAAAAATTAGGCTATTTAAAAGAGTTTTGTTTTGCTTCTCCAAAAGAGATTTTTGAAGAGTATCAAGAGATGACAAAAATAAATCCTCATTTAAATATTTATGAAACATCTTATGATGAATTAAAAGAAAAACCTTTTGTTTGGGGAGAAAAAATTAGAGAAAATAAAGAGTTTTTTACACCTGATAAAAAAGGAAATCTATTTTTTGTTGAAAACAAAGTTTTAAGTGAAAAAACTTCTTTAGAGTTTCCTTTTATTTTATTAACAGGACGTACGCGTGACCAATGGCATAGTGGAACAAAAACAAATCTTCCAAGAACACTTTTAAAACATAAAGCTTTAAATTTTTGTGAAATAAATAGTAAAAATGCAAAAATTTTAGGTATCAAAGATGGAGATAACATAAGAATCATTTCAAAACGGGGGCAAATTGAATCAGTTGCATTAATCACTGACAATATAAAAATAGATACTATTTTTGTACCTATTAGTAATAGAAAAATAAACTATCTAACAAATGATTTATATGATAGAGAATCTCTACAACCTGACTATAATCATAGTGCAGTTAATATAGAAAAATTATAA
- the nirB gene encoding nitrite reductase large subunit NirB has translation MKKKLVVIGNGMSGLRTIEDLLELTNDKYDITIYGDEPHVNYNRIMLSYILSSEKTFEDTIINHQTWYEQNNITLNKGDKVISINKSEKTITSASGKIESYDKLLIATGSLAFIPKTTGSDLKNVIAFRTKADVDTILSTIDKSKTAVVVGGGLLGLEAAYGIAKHGIKTILVHRSSSILSQQLDSTGGKLLQKNLESYGIEFKLNTTVTQIDGTSGVEKVTFSDGDVVDSNLVIFATGIIPNKELAINALLECNKGIVVNDFLQTSDENIFAIGECVEHKGNTYGLVAPLYEQAKVLAKYLAEVKTEGYNGSTLSTRLKISGVDLFSAGDYLGDETTEDLILLDEKVGIYKKLVIYNDKIIGMVLYGDTADASWYLKLLKEETDINDLRTKILFGKSALSGDTGHGGNDINSMSDDEEVCGCNGVCKGDIVRAIKEKDLKSLSDVKSCTKAGASCGSCSGLVEQILVNTLGDEYNACEEGICSCTTLGHKEIKLAIDEGEFETVYDVFSKLSWKTHDGCAKCRPAINYYLLVKYNDDKYKNDKRSALVNDRMFANIQKDGTYSVVPRIWGGLTSPQELKDIADIAVKYDVPTVKFTGGQRLDMLGVKKEQLEPMWKDLNDCGFVSGQAYAKGLRTVKTCVGNTYCRFGTQDSMNMGVLLEKITWGSWTPHKYKLAVSGCPRNCAEATIKDFGVVGVDSGWEIHIAGNGGIKVRVTDLLCKVETDEELIEYTKAFMQFYREDAYYLERTAHWVERVGLQYVKDVILDKEKREFYALRFEESQKSAQVDPWAKAIEDGFTKEFSTIVINPEESHSFEAKEF, from the coding sequence GTGAAAAAGAAATTAGTTGTAATTGGAAACGGAATGAGTGGTTTACGAACCATTGAGGATTTACTTGAACTTACAAATGACAAATACGATATAACTATTTATGGTGATGAACCTCATGTTAACTATAATAGAATCATGCTTTCATACATACTTTCAAGTGAAAAAACTTTTGAAGATACTATCATAAATCATCAAACTTGGTATGAACAAAACAATATTACTTTAAATAAAGGCGATAAAGTAATATCTATCAATAAAAGTGAAAAAACTATCACAAGTGCTAGTGGAAAAATTGAATCATATGACAAACTTCTAATTGCTACTGGTTCACTTGCTTTTATTCCTAAAACTACTGGAAGTGATTTAAAAAATGTAATTGCATTTAGAACAAAAGCTGATGTTGATACAATTTTATCAACTATTGACAAATCAAAAACAGCAGTTGTAGTTGGTGGTGGATTACTTGGACTTGAAGCTGCTTATGGAATTGCAAAACATGGAATTAAAACTATTTTAGTTCATAGAAGTAGCTCAATTCTTTCTCAACAACTTGATTCTACTGGTGGAAAACTTTTACAAAAAAATCTTGAATCTTATGGAATAGAATTTAAACTAAATACTACAGTAACACAAATTGATGGTACAAGTGGGGTTGAAAAAGTAACATTTAGTGATGGAGATGTAGTTGATTCAAATCTTGTAATTTTTGCAACGGGAATTATTCCAAATAAAGAGTTAGCAATAAATGCTTTATTAGAATGTAACAAAGGAATTGTTGTAAATGATTTTTTACAAACAAGTGATGAAAACATTTTTGCTATTGGAGAATGTGTTGAACATAAAGGAAATACTTATGGTTTAGTTGCTCCTCTATATGAACAAGCAAAAGTTTTAGCTAAATATTTAGCTGAAGTTAAAACGGAAGGTTACAATGGCTCAACTCTTTCAACAAGACTTAAAATCTCAGGTGTTGATTTGTTTAGTGCAGGTGATTATCTTGGAGATGAAACAACTGAAGATTTGATTTTATTAGATGAAAAAGTTGGAATTTATAAAAAATTAGTAATTTATAATGACAAAATTATTGGAATGGTTTTATATGGCGATACAGCTGATGCTTCTTGGTATTTAAAACTACTAAAAGAAGAGACAGATATAAATGATTTAAGAACAAAAATTCTTTTTGGTAAATCAGCACTTAGTGGTGATACAGGTCATGGTGGAAATGATATAAATAGTATGAGTGATGATGAAGAAGTTTGTGGTTGTAATGGAGTTTGTAAAGGCGATATTGTAAGAGCTATAAAAGAAAAAGATTTAAAATCACTCTCTGATGTAAAATCTTGTACAAAAGCTGGGGCTTCTTGCGGAAGTTGTAGTGGTTTAGTTGAGCAAATTTTAGTAAATACTTTGGGTGATGAATACAATGCTTGCGAAGAAGGAATTTGTTCTTGTACAACTTTAGGTCATAAAGAGATTAAACTAGCTATTGATGAAGGTGAATTTGAAACTGTTTATGATGTGTTTAGTAAACTTTCATGGAAAACGCACGATGGTTGTGCAAAATGCCGACCAGCTATCAACTACTACTTACTTGTAAAATACAATGATGATAAATATAAAAATGATAAAAGAAGTGCTTTAGTAAATGATAGAATGTTTGCAAATATCCAAAAAGATGGAACTTATTCTGTAGTTCCAAGAATCTGGGGTGGACTTACATCTCCACAAGAACTTAAAGATATTGCAGATATTGCAGTTAAATATGATGTTCCAACAGTTAAATTTACTGGTGGTCAACGACTTGATATGCTTGGAGTTAAAAAAGAGCAATTAGAGCCAATGTGGAAAGATTTAAATGATTGTGGTTTTGTTTCAGGTCAAGCTTATGCAAAAGGATTAAGAACTGTTAAAACTTGTGTTGGAAATACTTATTGTAGATTTGGAACTCAAGATTCTATGAATATGGGAGTTCTTTTAGAAAAAATCACTTGGGGAAGTTGGACACCACATAAATATAAACTAGCAGTTTCAGGATGTCCAAGAAACTGTGCAGAAGCAACTATCAAAGATTTTGGTGTAGTTGGAGTTGATTCTGGATGGGAAATTCATATAGCTGGAAATGGTGGTATAAAAGTAAGAGTTACAGACCTACTTTGTAAAGTGGAAACTGATGAAGAGTTAATCGAATATACAAAAGCATTTATGCAGTTTTATAGAGAAGATGCCTACTATTTAGAAAGAACTGCTCACTGGGTTGAGCGAGTTGGACTTCAATATGTAAAAGATGTAATTTTAGATAAAGAAAAAAGAGAGTTTTATGCTCTAAGATTTGAAGAATCACAAAAATCAGCACAAGTTGATCCTTGGGCTAAAGCAATAGAAGATGGATTTACAAAAGAGTTTTCTACAATTGTAATCAATCCAGAAGAATCACATAGTTTTGAAGCAAAGGAGTTTTAA
- the nirD gene encoding nitrite reductase small subunit NirD, whose translation MKKWYKIVNIEEIPFMGSRVIEIGDLQIAIFRTKDDSIFAVNNTCPHKKGKLSEGLVHEHIVTCPLHNWNIDLKSGEALGNDHGCTNVYETKIVENIIYLGI comes from the coding sequence ATGAAAAAATGGTACAAAATTGTAAATATAGAAGAAATTCCTTTTATGGGTTCAAGAGTGATAGAAATTGGTGATTTACAAATTGCTATATTTAGAACAAAAGATGATTCAATCTTTGCAGTAAACAACACTTGTCCTCATAAAAAAGGAAAATTAAGTGAAGGATTAGTTCATGAACATATTGTTACTTGTCCACTTCATAACTGGAATATAGATTTAAAAAGTGGTGAAGCTTTAGGAAATGACCATGGTTGTACAAATGTGTATGAAACAAAAATTGTTGAAAACATAATCTATTTAGGAATTTAA